From the genome of Aspergillus oryzae RIB40 DNA, chromosome 4:
AAGGTAGCGAAGATAGCTCTGAATGCGCATTATTCTCTAGACCGTGGTTTAACCATATGCTCCGTATTCTTCATCTCAAAGCCGGGATTGGTTGACAAAAGCAGGTAGGTCACGCGACACATGTATCTACCCACAAGCCATGGTTCTTCTCATGAGTCAGTAATCTCTAGTAGCTTCCGAGGGCCAGTTGAGCCGCGGAGGTGCATTGCTGATAGGCTCGTCTGTGTGGAAATAAGTCGCCACGCTTAGGCTTCTCTCGACGAGTCATAACATCTTACAGGTTAGGTCTTCTATCGAGCTAGCATGACCCTATAGCTGTTCAAATTAGCAGAGCTGTATGTATGGGTACAACGCCACCTCGGATGAATGGGattctctttctcagcttctccCGTTTTGCTTCTCTTGCTGCctatatctctctttcttcccgcCTTTCTACATCCGTCCTTCCGTGTCTTGTTCAGCCCTCGTGACAAAAGAGACTCGCGTCTGGCATTTAGGCAGCCGCACCGACTCGGATAGTTCGATGAACAGAGCAAAGGCTGGTTCATACTCGAACTACCAGAGATAAGCCGAGGTTCAGTGCGCCGGTGACTCAAAGCGTACTGTAATACCAAGATGGAGTCTGAATCAGATCATCTAGTCCATACAGTAATTACCCGGCCGTACTAGTATAGCCATGGAAGTCGGAACCGAACAATCCAAGGACGATGTCGATAACAACCATCGTGGTGGTTGTGCTCAAGACTCTATGAAATGCTTCTAATAATAGAAGCGGACGGAAAAACCATGTTTCACATGACACGAGTGCGTGATCAAGTTTAAGAGCACATCAACAAAAAAATCAAGGATAATGGAGACTGTCTAGAACATCGAGATCGCTTAGTTTCTCTAACGATCCGAAATCAGAAAAAATCATTCGATGGACTGAGTCGTTAGCGGATTAGTGTTGATGGGATGATAAGAGGGTTGTGTGTTGTGTGTGTTGTGGTTGAGGTTCGGTCGCAGTCCAGACCGGGGAGGGGCTGTGTTAGCTGCTGGTCCAGAACGTCCATGCTTCAACTTCTCGTCCgggaaggtggaatggaaTACTCGTAATCTGCAAGGCATGCATGATGGGAAAGAATGTTCTATTCTGCAAGGGATGAAAAATATTTGATAATAGGAAATGTTCTGGAAGTGTCGATCTTGAGGCATGCATGTGACCTGTTGGGGTGATAAATCACAGCGAGAGATTGAGAGACATTGACTTACGTTGACTCTCATGGTGTCTGTCTAGGTATCTACTAGGTACTGCTTTGgaataattttttttctgcgATGTTGTTGGCGCATAGACTACAGTTGTATGGTGGAAGAATTACTTCAATGCAAGATGAAAATTTTTTCATAGTGTTAAGTGTTGAAGAATGTTTAGCCGGATGCTACTCTGACACCACATTCTTTGGACATACACAATCTAAGACACAAATGCATATAAAATCCTCCATACACACGAATCAGCCAAAAAGTATATTCAGCTTCACCCACATGGTTGACAGAGTCGTGTTCGCCGGAAATGTTTTTCCTTGGGCAGAGTTTTTCGGACATACCCCGTAACGAAGGGACGCTAATCAATCTGTCAATGTAACCGTGCCAAAATTTCGCCAACTAGGCTCGAATCGGGCATACTAGAACTCGGCATGACTAGAGAGTCCAGTATAAAGTAGGGCACTCGGCTGTGCAGCCCCGTGGTGCCGCGTTACCGAGAGAGATCTGATCGACCGGGCCGAATGGAGTGACCCAGTGACTTCTCTCCCTACCGTTTCCATAGTCTTTTTCTAAGCAGACGGTGCCCTAGAAAATGCTGAATAATTGATTTCTCACGTCGGAAAAATTTCGGTTTGTAATATGCCGTATATTAATCTGCAGAAATATATTGACCAGCAGGCGTTAGCTCCGACCGGTGAGTCGGTTAGGAGATAGTAGATAAAATTTCCTAGGTTACACTACGCAAGTCAACCGTTGCACCGACAGAATTTTCACAGCTGAGATAGCGTTTCAGCTGTCGTAAACGTGGCCGATCTAACGGCTGATAGGCTGTCTTGGTCTGTTCGTAGCTACGACCAAAGTAGAAGACTCAACGAGGCACGCGGCAGCCAGCGACCAACTTGCGTGTCAACCACACCCGCCGCCCATCCATCATAATGATCTAAGTGGGCATATGCACTGAGCGCAAATTGGTATGGAAGCCGATGAGGGTGAAAAATTTTTTCATTAAGTTCCACACGAATTCCCAAAGAGGATAGAGTCAAGATAGTCTGGAATCTGGATAATTGATAGGTAGGGGATCAGACATATCTCGGACTCTCAACGAGCGATTTTTGCGCACAGACAGCAACTTGACAATCTATGCCCAAATTTAGAAGGCTTCCAGAAATCCCATGGAAAACTCTAATCGCGCTTGTGCCGCCGATTGCCAAGCCCCTTTTCCGGGTACATGGGATTCTGAATCTGCAGCCACGTATCAACTGCATGTGGCTTGCAGTTTAGTATGACATCCCTGTGTATTGGTTATTCCGCTCGGTTCCATACACCCATTACGACGTAAGTTTACGCATGCCGACCCACTTGGTGCACACCAGGGAAGCCCCTGATTTGTGCTTTCGCTTCCAACCTCGGAATTACCACCCCCATACACCAAACCATTTCGTTCACCCTTGCTGATATCCCAACGGACGCCCCACTTGTAGGGTGAGTTCGCTTCAACGGGAAGTGGCTGTGCTTAGCGTACCTACAGCGATTTGGAAAACAGGCGACCAATCCCCCTGCCGGATATCTGCCACATGAGACgctagaagaaaaaattttcTTCCATGCATGTTCCACGCAGTCGATCTGGGTTCTGGCACGTAGGACAGGGCTGCCCCCCCGTGAGGCTAGTAGCCCCCATGAGGGTGGTTAAGGTGCTGACTAGTTTGGCCAATACCCCTGCTAGATTATTGCTTTCCGCAGGATCAACACCAATAGGATATCTCCCCTTCAGTTTTaatttacttttcttttcattttttccctACTCACGGCAATGGATATTCTCAATATACCGTGTTTTGGACTTCGCTTAGCcggcctcttcttcgtttttccattttccatttAGATTTATTTAGATTGCATAGATCGAAGTCATGATGTGATAGATATCCAAGTATGAGGAAAGGCCCCATTTGACATCCCCCATACCGAGAACCCAAACAGTAGTGGGGCCGTCCGTGATGCTATCATCGTATATGCCGCATAGGACAACCGTAGCATGTCATGTCATTTGCACGGGGAAACGTCAATTGATTGGAAAATTGGTCTGAACACCATGGGGCTATCAAGACAGACCCGCCGGTTGGTACCCATAATTTGACTACCTCCGAACCCCAGACCTACCAATGCCAGGCGAGATCCAACCTCACCATGTATGCTCCTAGGAGATATCAAAAGTCCCAAGTCCCCTTCCCCCGAATGATAGCGACATCGGTCTTCAGCTCCGGTAGGCAGCAACCACGGCCAAACCCGAGATAACCTTCCGGCAAATATAAGTCAATTACGTTGAGATAAAGACTTTGTGTGCTTGTAGATCTTTTGCCACACGTTTCAGCTGTCGTCCTGCGATGGGTATTTTGTGGGCCTTGTCAACGGATCCGGGGATTGGGTCGCTGGGTAGGAgattttggcttctttgagtATGGCGTGCAGCTCTTGTTTCAACTTCAACTGCGAGATATACGAATCATCTATTTGAATCGATTACGTCTCTGGCGATTTGGTACGTTTTTCTGTTCCCCGGCTACCTTTGCGGCTGTTCAGCACCGTCTAAATGCCGGTAGCCCGAGTCCATCCTTGGTTATGTCGACGGGAGCTTATTCCCAACCGAGTCTAGTTACCTTTATCGTGATTCATGACTTCTGTGCGCTCGGGCATGGTCCGTAGGAATCGGCGATCTCTTGCTCCCCGATGATCGATACCTGGGGAATGCATGCTGGAGTTGATGTATCAACTTTTCCCACGTGAAATTGTCTTCTACTTGCACTTAAAAGGATTTTTAATCTTATTTTCCAATAAAGTCaaatttcttttattttcttttatttattttttttatttattttcttttgataAACTCGGTTTTCCTTTCCCGAACTAGCGTCACCAGCCTTTGATAGCCTACAATAGCCGTGACTCAAATCAGGTAACCCTTCAACCATGTGCCATGGGCTTGACCTGTCATGCCATGAAGATGCGTCAGCTGACCAGTTAAAGGAAAGCATGCAGTCAACGTTGCATGCCCAAGTTGTTGGTTGTGGTCtaaccttttcttttttcgttCTCTCCGGCCGAGAGAGTCGAGACTGGCTGTCGGAACAGTGAGTGCCGACAAATCACGCTACTGGGTTTTGATCTGACATGAACCCGGGAACCGGGGTCCTAGCAAAGCTCCGAAGCATCCCCGACATGAACATGATTTATGCAGGACCCCGGGGAAGATTTGTCAAAACTTATCTGACAATGTTGGCAGAAAGCGATAGTACATGCCAGAAGCGCCGACTCGGGAGGTAACGTAAGGGCTACGCCGGACAACTCCGATACTTTGACCATAGCCCAGAGCAAGTCACTAAACCCAAACCGGTAACTTCCACTTAATCAGACATGACAAATGGACAGAGTTGGTTAGCGGATATGCACTAGCCACATCAAAAGTGGCAGTGCATGTGGCTGGTGGAGTACTCCGTTcagggaaaacaaagaagagagcTGCAAAGGGAGATCTTCAAAGggggggttggtggagttAATCCACTGGGGAAAAGCCGCGACATCACCCAATACTATTACATGATTCCTATCGCTGTATGCAGGCGGTTGAACATGTCACCTGTAAGGGACCCTGGTTATGTCGTGGCCCCATCAGCACCTTGAGACACGAGATCTATCTCCCCATGGCAGTGGCTCAGCTCCCCGCGTAATCGGCCCGATGATTGGCTGCCCTAAGCCCCTAGTGTGAACGAAGAAAATTCATTTTGGCGCGGGTTGGGTAGGTATCGCTGTACTATATCGGGATCAGCCATACCCTCTCTTGCTGAAGACCGTGTGGATGGGGACCCGCCAATCATTGGAGCTATTATTGAATATTCTTGATGCTGGGTAATCGTGAGTGATTCATCGTGACATACGGAGTTAAGCAACGGTCTATACTATTATTTTAGTATTTGTAATAATTATAGAATCTACTGGAGATGagtaatttcttttttgattttaaATCGAGAATGAATCAATCGGCAGTTTCTGGCCGAAACGGATTTAATTGCATATACTCCGTGGTCGGAGGTAAAGTGAGTTGTGGCTGATGTCGACGAAAGGAATGATGCATAAAAACTACTATgtaagggagggaaaaatagaaaaataaaaacagaaggagaaaaaaaggaaaaaaagcCATGCTGCATTGTTGAGACAGGGATTGTGGCTTGTACCCTGAACAATGGATCTCGTAGACAGATTTCCCGTTTCGTAGGGTTGATTGACAGTCAGTTGGtcgggggggggggggggggtggaCGACCGAATAAGCGAGCGACATTTGCTTtagtttttttctttatttttttttttattttttatttttttttattttttttttgagccAGTGAACTATTTTCACAGCCGAGGGAACTTCTCGACCCCAGATGGATAATGCAGATCTAAGGCTCTAAGGCCCTTTTTCtgaatttttttttggcactaaaataaaataggTGGGTAAATATTACTGGATCGCGGAAAGTCCGGtgtaagtacggagtacggaaAAGAGTTCTAAAAATCGAGGCGGTAATCTTACGATACTAGTTCATTGACCGGTTGAGTCATGATCGCCCGGGGGGATGCAGTGTGGGTGGGTAAGTTTTGTGTAATACTCGTTCGGTCATAGCCGGTACTACTAATGGGTCATGACTTAGCGTCAGTTTCCTTCCCTTTGGGACTGCAGGTCGCATCGTCAAACGTCATTGTCATCATAAAAGAGGCGCATTCCCCCAAACCGATtgacttctttcccttctacTCAATACCAACAAATCCACTTATTATTCTCCCTGAAACTTGTCATAGTTTATTGATCGATTGATCTTATCAAGCTCTAATCTTTTATATTCCTCAATTGTATTTCCTCTTACCTCCACACACCCACTTCGACATCCGTGATTGTTCCTCATAGTAGGTTGACCCGTACCAAAATACCGTGACgtcctttctccatctttgacTTTTCCCAACTTACGACAACTTTTCCACTCAACCTTGGGTCCACTCAAAACCTTCGTCATCTGGTAACAGATTTAACTAACCAGCTATCTCTAAAGTTTACCGCTTCTTCCCAAGGATTCCTAAGCGACTTGAGTCTACTACCGACTTGTCCCACCTCATTGGACTACGACCTGCCGGACGCTTCCAGACCCTTCGACCCACTCATTATCGCAGTTGTTCGGGGATAAAGATAATCGGATCTTGGGCCGTTGGAACTTTTATTTGGGAGGCTTGGTGCCATACCTAGTACTTAAACTCTGGAACCTCCCCCAGTGGCGAATCCTCTGAACTTCCCCATCCACTCCGGCGTCATACCCTTGACGTCCATTTGTTGAAAGAGAACATGTCCATGTACCCTTCGATACGCAATAAGGGTTTTATCAGTGAACCAACATCTACCCCCTTCATCAATTTCCAAGACCCCGTTTTCATCCAGGACGAGTTCCTTCCCGACTTGTCGCAGGAGGCCGCATTACAGTTCTACAACCAGCAACTACCCAGGCTCCAATCACCTTTCCAGTACCACTCGGGTCTTGAATTTTACTCTCCGCCATCTTCCGCGCCGTCGTCACCGACTTCCtctccagcctcttccaccaccCACCTGCCAGCGACCACAGCGGTGGCTGCGGAATACCCCAACTCCTTTGAGGCTCCTTCGATGACACCCGTGTCCTCCTATAACTCTGCATTCAACATTCAGCATACCGCGACACCACCGTCCTCACAGCCATACTTGTCACAATACCCCCAATACCTTTTTGAAAACTCCCCAATGTTGGCGCAACAGCCTGTCGCAAACACCCACGGCTGGGAAAACAACCTGCAGCTGCTGAGCTCGGCTCGCATGCAGCACAAGGCATCACCGAGTACCTCGTCGACTCGATCTGCACCTGCAGGGAGCTCGTACCAAAGATCTAACGCTTCTACGCTGTCGAAGCCTCTACCCACTCCCGTCCAGACACCTATCCAGAACTCGTTTCTCGCCGCGCCCTATCAGCAGAACTATGACACTTCGGTGCATGATGGTAGCCAAGCTGAAGCGGAGATGGTGAGACGGGCTGTGATGgaacagcagcagaagcagcaacagcaacaaagtcaccatcagcatcagccaagTGATTACTCACTGGCACCTTCGGTATCATCAGTGAGCCACAACTCACCTGTTACTCCTCAGATAAAACCGGAGGAACTTGACGAGGCCTCGAAGGCGATGGTCAATGGTGAGAAACGATATCCTGATATAGACCGATGGATGGATGATTACTTACATCTCGATGCCTTTGCAGACTACAATAACCACAACGGAAACAACCTTCCGATCGGCATTCCCAAAATCAACCGAACTATGTCGGACATCTACCAAGATGAGCTCTATAACCCAGCTCTCATGCCGACTCCTCAAGTCTCCAAACAGACTACGAACCAGCAGAATCTTCTGAACCCGTTCAGAAACGTCTTTGCTGATCGACTGCAAGCCGCCAATCAGGGCCACATGACTGCACGGTCTCATTCTCCTGTTGTTAACATGCACCGGGATCGGTCTCCTTTCCGACAGAACTCGCCCCTGGCTGCTGAGTACAACAATGGGTTCCAGCAGCCCCAGATGGCGACCAGTGTGCCTATGACTCAAAATGTAGGCCAaagtcaaggagaaggagaaccgaAGACTATGTCTCCTAAGGATGCCCTGTTGGACTTCAACGAGGGAGATGACGCCGGGATTCCTTTGTTCCCAACAAGTCAACCTGACTTCAACCTTGGTGAAGCACTCGGCCTCCGACGTGAAAGCTCATCATCCTTCCCGCAGTCGCAGAACTTTACTTCCATGGAGTCATTCCCCACGCAATACACTACACCGAATGGACTTCCCCAGCAGTATCCCTTCgcgcagcagcaacaagaccatcagcagcaacaacagaaCAACCTCCTGCACCAGACCCCCGAATTCCCTGCATCCCTTCCTCACTTTGAGTCTACGAACAGTGATGCCGGGGTCAACAACGGTGTGGCTTCTCCACCGGCACAGCCCACAATGGCGATGCGCCcagtgaaggaagagatcacCCGCCCTGAGCGCACTTCTGCGGACAGTGGCACTTACACTTGCACTTACCACGGCTGCACGCTTCGGTTTGAAACGCCTACGAAGCTGCAGAAGCACAAGCGCGAGGCCCACCGTCAGACTACGCCTGGCGGCCACTTGGTTGGGCGCGATACTTCCGCACGCAACTCTCAGGCCGGTCCCCACAAATGTGAGCGGATCAATCCGTCTACGGGAAAGCCATGCAATTCTGTTTTCTCCCGGCCTTACGATCTTACCCGGCACGAGGACACGATCCACAACGCACGCAAGCAGAAGGTCCGGTGTCATCTGTGCACGGAAGAAAAGACCTTTTCGCGTAATGATGCGCTGACCCGGCACATGCGAGTGGTGCACCCTGAGGTCGATTGGCCCGgcaagcaaagaaggagaggcagGGAGTAAGCCTGAATGGGGTTGTGGTGTCAGGCGGGCATACCTCCCATTCGACTTCTACATCCAACATGGCTACGAATACGCAATTGGAACACGACAAATGGGAAGATCCATTTTGGGGAGGTCCCTTTCGGAGCTCCCTCTGGGTTCCACCGTTTCCATGCCCCCATTGAGTCAAGATGACGCCGGAAAGCCTCTGACGTCATTATTATAcctgaaagggaaaggacTCGCTACCGGGGCCGGATCGTCGGTCTGACTTCCGTTTCGGGAGTATTGGCCTTGTGGCCTTGCAGCCTGGTGCAGCACTCATGACATCATCTTCGATGTCCATTCCTCAATGACGTCACTGTTCAACAGATCGGATTCTGTTGATGTTATCggtcactttctttttctttttcttttctttcgcgATTAGATGGCCTCTTGTGATGACGCATGtgaattctttttcttttcgtttctctttcctACGGTACCATACAGGTGTGGTGTTTCGAATTCAGACAGCCGGCTCAGTATTTATCCTTTTTTAATTGCGGTTTTTTTGCGATTTGAGCAAATGTGGGTCTTAGATCTTTTTCTATTGTTTTG
Proteins encoded in this window:
- a CDS encoding stress-regulated transcription factor RPN4 (predicted protein) translates to MSMYPSIRNKGFISEPTSTPFINFQDPVFIQDEFLPDLSQEAALQFYNQQLPRLQSPFQYHSGLEFYSPPSSAPSSPTSSPASSTTHLPATTAVAAEYPNSFEAPSMTPVSSYNSAFNIQHTATPPSSQPYLSQYPQYLFENSPMLAQQPVANTHGWENNLQLLSSARMQHKASPSTSSTRSAPAGSSYQRSNASTLSKPLPTPVQTPIQNSFLAAPYQQNYDTSVHDGSQAEAEMVRRAVMEQQQKQQQQQSHHQHQPSDYSLAPSVSSVSHNSPVTPQIKPEELDEASKAMVNGEKRYPDIDRWMDDYLHLDAFADYNNHNGNNLPIGIPKINRTMSDIYQDELYNPALMPTPQVSKQTTNQQNLLNPFRNVFADRLQAANQGHMTARSHSPVVNMHRDRSPFRQNSPLAAEYNNGFQQPQMATSVPMTQNVGQSQGEGEPKTMSPKDALLDFNEGDDAGIPLFPTSQPDFNLGEALGLRRESSSSFPQSQNFTSMESFPTQYTTPNGLPQQYPFAQQQQDHQQQQQNNLLHQTPEFPASLPHFESTNSDAGVNNGVASPPAQPTMAMRPVKEEITRPERTSADSGTYTCTYHGCTLRFETPTKLQKHKREAHRQTTPGGHLVGRDTSARNSQAGPHKCERINPSTGKPCNSVFSRPYDLTRHEDTIHNARKQKVRCHLCTEEKTFSRNDALTRHMRVVHPEVDWPGKQRRRGRE